Proteins from a single region of Pongo pygmaeus isolate AG05252 chromosome 3, NHGRI_mPonPyg2-v2.0_pri, whole genome shotgun sequence:
- the LOC129034869 gene encoding small ribosomal subunit protein uS8-like, whose protein sequence is MVRRNVLADALKRINNAKKRRKRQVFLRLCSKVIIRFLTVTMKHGYIGEFEIIDDHRAGKMVVYLTDRLNKCGVISPRCHVQLKDLEKWQNNLLPSYQFGFIILTTSAGITDHEEAR, encoded by the coding sequence ATGGTGCGCAGGAATGTCCTGGCTGATGCTCTCAAAAGGATCAACAATGCGAAAAAGAGACGCAAACGCCAGGTGTTTCTTAGGCTGTGCTCCAAAGTCATCATCCGGTTTCTCACTGTGACGATGAAGCATGGTTACATTGGCGAATTTGAAATCATTGATGATCACAGAGCTGGGAAAATGGTTGTGTACCTCACAGACAGGCTAAACAAGTGTGGAGTGATCAGCCCCAGATGTCATGTGCAACTCAAAGATCTAGAAAAATGGCAGAATAATCTGCTTCCATCCTACCAGTTTGGTTTCATTATACTGACAACCTCAGCTGGCATCACAGACCATGAAGAAGCGAGATGA